Proteins from a single region of Chryseobacterium scophthalmum:
- a CDS encoding tyrosinase family protein yields MKKFLRKNAWNQEGTFDNPDLFWYAKAVAEMQSRKLDDPTSWWFFAAIHGENIAGDPSGIDWNTIKTPPNVPTSPVPSTSIKNKYWNQCQHQSWYFAPWHRGYLMALEIQIRAIVIELNGPDEWALPYWNYFGGDKENKIPPAFTQQFFDGNTPNPLFVTARYGPDNDGNIYVKLFKDGKPRVTQNCELKTVYTGNQNCFGGPETEFSHYGTLFPEESLETNPHNFVHNDVGGVAQGNEGIMSDPNTAALDPIFYLHHCNIDRMWASWNAKGNNNPSQTEWLGGPKEIGEREFVMPLVDGKEWIYTPNDVTNLDSLDYGYDNLETKTESDTVDNTSERLKKLGIPTLDHVQLTENTMDNNEKPTELVGANQGSFEIKNEITSTTVNLSDKGLKKVSKSFLKASAEEVPDRIYLVLENVKGNVNANTLEVSVNNQHVGFISLFGLRNASLGDSHGGRNGLSFSLDITNIIDELHLENDLENINSLNVAVTPDNEILSDTKITVGRISVYREKQ; encoded by the coding sequence ATGAAAAAATTCTTACGAAAAAATGCGTGGAATCAAGAGGGTACGTTTGATAATCCCGATTTATTCTGGTATGCAAAAGCAGTTGCTGAAATGCAGTCCCGAAAATTGGATGACCCGACAAGTTGGTGGTTTTTTGCCGCAATTCATGGTGAAAATATTGCCGGAGATCCTAGTGGAATTGATTGGAATACAATTAAAACTCCACCCAATGTGCCTACAAGTCCCGTTCCATCTACAAGCATAAAAAATAAGTATTGGAATCAATGTCAACACCAAAGTTGGTACTTTGCACCATGGCATCGTGGCTACCTTATGGCTTTGGAAATTCAGATCAGAGCAATAGTGATAGAGCTTAATGGACCTGATGAATGGGCTTTACCATATTGGAATTATTTTGGAGGAGACAAAGAAAATAAAATACCTCCGGCATTTACTCAACAGTTTTTTGATGGCAACACGCCCAATCCCCTTTTTGTTACAGCAAGATACGGTCCGGATAATGACGGAAATATTTACGTTAAATTATTTAAAGACGGTAAGCCAAGAGTTACACAAAATTGTGAACTTAAAACGGTATATACAGGTAATCAAAATTGTTTTGGAGGCCCTGAAACTGAATTTTCACATTATGGAACGTTATTTCCTGAAGAAAGCTTAGAGACCAACCCTCACAATTTTGTTCATAATGATGTGGGAGGAGTTGCACAGGGAAATGAAGGTATTATGTCTGATCCTAATACTGCAGCATTGGATCCTATTTTTTATCTTCATCATTGCAATATTGACAGAATGTGGGCGTCATGGAACGCAAAAGGAAACAATAATCCATCACAGACAGAATGGCTTGGAGGTCCGAAAGAAATTGGTGAACGAGAGTTTGTAATGCCTTTAGTTGATGGAAAAGAATGGATATATACTCCAAATGATGTAACAAATCTGGATTCTTTAGATTACGGCTATGATAATCTTGAAACAAAAACAGAAAGTGATACAGTCGATAATACTTCTGAAAGATTGAAAAAACTAGGAATTCCGACTCTGGATCATGTTCAACTAACCGAAAATACTATGGATAATAATGAGAAACCAACAGAATTGGTCGGTGCAAACCAAGGTTCTTTTGAAATTAAGAATGAAATAACGAGCACCACAGTTAATTTGTCAGATAAAGGATTAAAAAAAGTTTCTAAAAGCTTTTTAAAAGCTTCCGCAGAGGAAGTTCCTGACCGTATTTATTTAGTTCTTGAGAATGTTAAGGGAAATGTCAATGCAAATACACTTGAAGTTTCTGTAAACAATCAACACGTAGGATTTATCTCGCTTTTTGGACTTCGCAATGCATCATTGGGTGATTCTCACGGAGGGCGCAACGGTCTTAGTTTTTCTCTGGACATTACCAATATTATTGATGAGCTGCATCTTGAAAATGATCTTGAAAATATAAATTCTTTAAATGTTGCTGTTACTCCCGATAACGAAATTTTATCCGATACAAAAATTACAGTAGGAAGAATAAGTGTTTACAGAGAAAAACAATAG